The stretch of DNA GATCACCGGCTCCGCCGACGAGCGGCCGCTGGCCGCCGGCGTGGCGGGTCGGGCCGGACTCGGAGCCGAAGCGGTGCTCGCCGGAACCACCGGCTTGGGCGAGCTGGCGGCGCTGGTCGCGACGGCCGGGTTGGTGGTCTGCGGCGACACCGGGATGGCACACCTGGCCTCGGCCTTCGGCACCCGCTCGGTGGTGCTGTTCGGCCCCACCCCGCCTGCGCGCTGGGGCCCGCCGCCCGGCCCGCACACGGTGCTGTGGCACGGCACCGGGGTCGGGGATCCGCACGCCTGCGATCCGGACCCGGCGCTGCTGCGGATCGATGTGGAGGAGGTGCTGGAGGCGGCCAGCCACCCGGGCACCTGACGCTTTCCACCCTGCCGCACCGGGAGGCCGAGAGAGGTCCGGCGCCTCAGCCGAGCACGTCCTCCATCCACCGCACCGTCCGCTTGAGCCCCTCCTCGACGCTCATCCGCGGCTCCCAGCCGAGCAGCTCCCGCGCGCGCTGGAGGTCGGGGCGACGGACGCGCGGGTCGTCCTCCGGCAGCGCGACGTGCTCGACCCGCGCCCGTGAGCCGGTCAGCTCGATGATGGTGTGGGCGAGTGCCAGCATGGTGGTCTCCTGGTCGTTGCCCAGGTTGATCGGGCCGGCCAGGTCGCAGCAGGCCAGCCGCACCAACCCGTCCACGGTGTCCTCGACCCAGCACAGCGACCGGGTCTGCGAGCCGTCACCGGCCACCGGCAGCGGCCGGTCGGTCACGGCTGCTCGGACGAACGCCGGCACCACCCGGCCGTCGTCGATGCTCATCCGCGGCCCGAAGGTGTTGAAGATCCGCGCGATGCCGACATCGACGCCGTGCGTGCGCCGGTAGGCCATCGCCGTCGCCTCGGCAAATCGCTTGCCCTCGTCGTAGACGCTGCGGGGCCCGATCGGGTTGACGTGGCCCCAGTAGTCCTCGCGCTGCGGGTGCTCGAGCGGGTCGCCGTACACCTCGGAGGTCGAGGCGAGCACGAACCGTGCGTCATGCCGGCGGGCGAGCTCGAGGGCGTTCACGGTGCCGGTGCTGGCCACCCGCAGCGTCTCCAGCGGCAGTCGCAGGTAGTGCACCGGGGAGGCCGGGCAGGCCAGGTGCAGGACCGCGTCCAGCGGCCCGGGATCGGGTACTCCGTCGGACACGTCGGCCTCGACCACGTGGAAGCGTCGCTGCGCGGCGAGGTGGGCCACCTTCTGGGGCGAACCGGTGGAGAAGTCGTCCACGCACCACACCTCGACCCCGTCGTCGAGCAGCCGCTCGCACAGCCAGGACCCGACGAAGCCGGCGCCGCCGGTGACCAGCACGCGCGCGAGGCTCCTCATCTCGGGTAGGTCTCGTTGCGCAGCGTGATCACGGCACTCTGCAGCACCGCCTCGGGCGGCAGCGTGACCGCCGTCCGGATCAGCCCGGCCACGATCTCGGGATCCATCATCCGCTCGGGCGGCAGACCCCACTGGTCCATCATCGGGGTGGCCATCGCGGCCGGGTTGATGGCGCTCACCCGCACCGGCCAGGACCGCTCGCGCGCCTCGGTCTGGAGCACCTCGGTGAACTTGAGCAGGGCGGCCTTGGAGGAGTTGTACGCCCCCGCCCCGGCGCCGACCGTCAGCGCGCTGATCGAGACGACGCAGGCGATGTCGGCCAGGCCCGGGTAGCCCAGCCGCCCCCGCACGAAGGCCCGGCTCAGGTACATCGGTCCGTGCAGGTTGACCCCGAAGACCCCGTGCCACTGCTCGTCCTCGATGTCGACCACGTCCGAGCCGCGGTCGGTGCCGGCGTTGTTGACCAGCAGGTCGAAGCGGTCGCCGTACCTCTCGAAGGCGTCGGCGACCACCGCGTCGACCGCCGCCCGGTCCGACACGTCGAGCCGCACCGTCTCGGCCGAGCCGGCATCGCCCGTGACCTCCTCCACCGTCCGCTGGGCCGACGCCTCGTCGATGTCGGCCACCAGCACGTGGGCTCCTTCGCGGGCGAGCAGCCGGGCCGTGGCGCGGCCCAGTCCGCTGCCGCTTCCGGTGACGAGGGCGACCCGATCCGCCAGCGTCATCAGCCCACGGCTGCGATCGCGTCTCGGACCCGGTCGATCATCGAGGCGAACGGTCCTGTCATCAGCTGCGCGGTGCGGTTCCCGGCCACCGAGGGGTGCGGGTGCGTGGGTCCGAGCGCCGCGGCCGCCTTGAGCTTGGTGCCCATCCGCCGCCGCTCCGCCTCGTCGCAACCGGAGATCACCTGCGGGAACTCCTCGGCCTCCTCGGCCTCGGCGTGCTCCACCACCGCCTGCTCGAAGGCGGCGAGCTGGACGTCGAAGTCGGCGTCCTCGACCGACATCTTCTCCAGCTTGGCGAGGACGACGTTGGCCTCCTTCTCCTCCTCGTTGCGGGCCAGCGCGACCCGCTCTCCGGCGATCTTCTCGGTCACCGGCCGCAGCACCAGCTCCTCGCCGGTCTCGTGGACCGCCAGCAGCGCCCGCAGGGCGTCGAAGGCATCCTTCTTCTCCTCACCGGTAGCGCTCTTGACCTGGTCGAACAGGTCGCGGATCCGGGCGTGCTGCTCGAGCAGCATCCCGATCGCGTCGCCGTCGGGCAGTGCCTGGGCCTTGGCCCGGTCCTCGTTCGCGTCGCCCATGTCGTCCTCCTGGGGTGGGATGTGCAGGTACCGACCTGGCGCGAGTACCCAGGGGCTGGACGACACACGCGTCAGTCGGACCGGTCGGCCTTCGCGTCGGGGTAGATGCTGCGGGTCTCGCTGCGCCGCCACCGGGAGTACCACTCGGTGGGGTGCAGCGCGGGCAGCACCTTGGCGACCGAGAGGGCGGCGTACATGATCGTGTTGATCGCCACGAAGATCATCAGGACGTCGTAGGCGGTGCTGTGCAGCCACGAGGAGGGCAGCAGGTGACCGCCGAGGACCAGGACCGGCGTCGCGGCCGTCGGGATCATCGCGGGGCTCCCTCGATCGCATCGTCGCGATCGCCGAGCCGGGCGTGCTCGATGTGCTTCCAGGCCGCGTCGCGGCCCAGGGAGATGTCGACGACGCCCTTGACGAAGACGATGTCGAGGAAGAGGTCGAAGAAGAGCTCGGGGAAGACGGTGGCAGCGAGCAGCCGGGCCGGCCAGCCGCCGCGCCAGGCCGTGACCACCCGCTCGACCATGAACACCAGGCCGAGCCCGATCCAGAACGGGAACCAGATCCAGCCGTCGCTGCACAGGATCATCAGGGCGAGCAGGAGGAAGTACGAGGTAAGCGCGAAGACGCCGTACCCGATCCCCAGCTGCTGGGACCAGTAGCGCATCGTCTGCGGTGTGATGCCGTAGGCGCCGAGGTTCTCCAGGGCCCCACGCTGCCAGCGCAGGCGTTGGTTCCACAGCGTGCGCCAGGACGGCATCAGCTCGGTGACCACCGTGCACTCCCAGGGGGAGATCATCAGGGCGCCGAGCGACTTCAGCGCGATCGTCAGCTCGTTGTCCTCGGTCAGGGCGGCGGTGTCGTAGACGTCGCCCTCGACCCCGGGGATGAGCGAGCCGCGCGAGCTCGCGACCGTGCGCAGCGCGCGCGGCCGGAAGAGCGAGGCGGTGCCCGTCAGCACGAAGACGCGGCCGCGGCGGCGCCGGATCTCACGGGCGTACCGCACGTACTCGTTGCGCTGGAACTGCCCGATGATGCCGTGGCCCTGCTCGCCGTAGAACAGGCCGCCCACGGCCATCAGCGCGCGGTCGTCGGTGAAGCGGCGGACGGCCGTCTCCAGGAACCCCGGGTCGAGCATCGTGTCGGCGTCCATCACCATCACCACGTCGTTCTCGCCCTGACCGGGCAGCAGCCAGCGCAGCGCCTGGTTCAGCGCGCCGCCCTTCTTGTGCCTGTTGCCGACGGACTCGAAGACCTCCGCGCCGTGGGCGCGGCCGACCTCCACCGTCCGGTCGGTGCAGTTGTCGGCGACCACGACGATCCGGGCGGGCGGGACCGACTGCGCCCACAGCGAGGTCAAGGTGGCACCCAGCGACGCCTGCTCGTTGTGGGCGGGCACCAGCACGGTCACGGTGACCTCGCCGTGGAAGACGCCCCGCGTCGCCGCCATCACCACCTTGGGGGACAGCGGCGTGACATCGACGTTCTCCGAGCGCCGGTACCGGGTGGCGACCCGTCGCTCCAGCAGCGCCACGAAGGCGGCCAGGAACAGGGCCACCCCGACAGCGATCAGCAGCTGCGGCCACGGCGGCGCCTCGGTGTCGTAGAAGACCTTCCACACGCCGAACAGCACCCCGTGATGGACGCGGGGGCGGGGGGTATCGATCGCCGACACGCCGAGCCAGAGCAGGAGTGCCGCCAGGCCGGTCACTGCGAGAACGACCAGCCCGATCAGGCGTTGAAATCGCATCGCCGTCATCGTACCGGGACCTTCGTCCCTGGTCGCCGCCTTCGCTTCCAGCTCGACTGACCTGGCGTGTTGGGGAAGATCCAGCGGTGCTAACTTGCTGAGGAAATGCACAAGAGACCCTGAGCGAGGTGGCCGATGCAGGTGCGAGGCGCAACCGCCCTGGTCACCGGCGCGTCCGCGGGCATCGGTGCAGCGGTCGCCGGCCTGCTCGCCGAGCGCGGCGCGGCAGTGCTCGTGCACGGCCGCGACGCCGGCCGGACCGCCGCCGTGGCGGACGGGATCGGTGGTCGCCCCATCGTCGCCGACCTCGCCACCGCTGAGGGGGTCGATGCGCTGGCGGCAGCGGCCGAGGCGGTCGACGTCCTCGTCCTCAACGCCGGCGCCGGCCACGCCGGGCCGTTCGTGGAGATGCCGGCCGATCGGATCGAGGAGCTGCTCGCGCTCGACCTGACCGGCGCCATCCGGCTCACCCGCGTCCTGCTCCCCGGGATGCTCGCGCGCGGGCGCGGCCGGCTGTGCTTCGTCTCCAGCATCGCCGGCCGCACCGGCGTGGCGGGGGAGGCGGTCTACGCCGCGGCGAAGGCCGGGCTCGACGCCTTCGCCGAGAGCCTGCGCCTGGAGCTGGCCGGATCCGGGGTCGGTGTGAGCGTGGTGGTCCCGGCCGTCGTCGACACCGGCTTCTTCGAGAGCCGCGGCCGACCCTACGACCGGCGCTCGCCGCGGCCGTTGCCGGCTCGCGCTGTCGCCGCCGCGATCCTCAGTGCGGTCGAGCGCGACCGCGCCGAGGTCTTCGTGCCCGGCTGGACCCGGCTGGCACCGACCGTGCGTGCGCTGGCGCCGGCAGCGTTCCGACGGCTCTCCTTGCGGTACGGCGAAGAGGTGCGGAGCCGATGACACGCGCCGAGCTGGTCCTCGTCCTCGCCGCACTCGCCTCCTTCGGCTTCGCGTGGTCGGCGTTCCTGCAGCAGCAGGCCAGCACCCACCTGGCCGGACAGCCGGGGGCGGCGCTCTCACGCAAGGGGCTGCCGGGTGCGGTCCGGCTGCTGGGCCGGCTGGTGCACAGCCCTGCCTGGTTCGTCGGCTGGGTGGTCAACCTGCTCGCGTTCGTCGTGCAGGCCGCCGCACTCCATCTCGGCTCGATCGCGGCGGTGCAGCCGTTGATGACCACCCAGGTGCTCTTCACGATCGGACTCTCGTCGTGGACCGCTCGGCGTTGGCCGACGATCGTGGACTGGCTCGCCGGCGCCTCGATCTGCGGCGGCATCACGATGTTGATGATGGTCGACGGTGCCGCGCCGCTGACCGGCGAGGCCGATCGGGGCCGGGTGCTGCTGGTGACGGCGGCTGCGGCCGGCGCTGTCGCCGTCCTCGTCGTGGCCAGCCGGTTCCGGCCCTCGCCGGCGCTCGCGGCGCTGCTGCTGGCCTGCGCGGCGGGCGTCTGCTTCGCGATGACGGCGATGTTCATGAAGCTGACGACCGACGACCTGATCGATCGCGGCGTCGCCGCGACCGCGCGCGACTGGGTCGGCTACGCGCTCGCCGTGAGCACCAGCATCGGGCTGGCGCTGGGCCAGCTCTCCCACGCGGCCGGCCCGCTGCCGTGGTCGATGTCCGCGATGAACATCGTCAACCCGGTGGTCAGCTACATCTCCGGGATGATCGCCTTCGGCGCGGAGCTGCCCACCAGCCCCGGCGCGCTGGCCGGCATCGCCGGCGCTGCCGCGCTGCTGATCCTCGGCGTGATCGGGCTGGTGCACTCGCCCTCGATCGGCGCCTGGTCCCCTACCGACCCCACCCCGGAGGTGAGCAATGCCTGAGGCCGGACGCCGGCTGTCGGTCCGCAGGATCGTGGTCTGGCGCCAGGTGGCGCTCGGGCTGCTGCTGTTCGGCTACTACCTCCTGGTCGACAGCCTGGAGTCCGATGCGCGCCGCGCGCGGGCCGACCGGAACGGGCGGTGGCTCCTCGATCTGGAGCAGCGCCTGCGGATCGACGTGGAGAAGACGCTCAACGACTGGCTCGCGCGCCACGACGTGCTGCAGACGCTGGCCAACTACGAGTACGCCTACACCTACATCCTCAGCGCTCTGGCCGCCTTCGTCTTCCTGCTGTGGAAGCGGCAGGACCTCTACCGCCGGGCGCGCACCGCGTTCGTGCTCCTCACCGGGGTCGGGATCACCTGCTTCCTGCTCTTCCCGACGACACCGCCGCGGATGCTGCCCGGCAACACGTTCTACGACACCGTCACCCACGGCCACACCGTCGGATCGTGGGGCTCCTCGGTGGTGGCCGGCGCGAACGAGCTGGCGGCGATGCCGTCGCTGCACATGGCCTGGGCGCTGTGGGTCAGCGTGGTGCTGGCAGCGGCCGGCGCCCGGGGCTGGCTCCAGGTCCTCTCCGCCGTCCACGTGCTGGTGACCCTGCTCGTGATCATGTCGACCGCCAACCACTACCTGCTCGACGCGGTGGCCGCCTTCGTCCTGGTCTGGGCGGCCGACCGGGTCGCCGGCCTGATCCACCCGGCCGACGAGCACGAGATCGTGGCGTCGGCGGACGCCTTCTTCCTGCACGTGGAGGAGACGGGCGCGCCGCAGATCGTCGGCGGGCTGGTGATCTACGAGGGTGCCGGCGGCGTACCGAGCCTGGCGGAGGTGCGCGAGGTCATCGCCGGCGAGCTGCCGTACCTGCCGCGGTTCACCCAACGCGTGCGCCAGTCGCGCTGGCGGCGGCCGCAGTGGGTCCCGGCGGGGGAGGTCGACTGGGACTGGCATCTGCGCGCGGTGCCGGTGGCGGACCGGGCCGGTGTGCATGCCGGGGTGGCAGCGCTGGCCGCCGAGCGGATGCCGCGGGACCGGCCGCTGTGGCGCGCGGCGCTCTTCGAGCAGCCCTCCGGCGAGCGCGCGTTCGTGATCTTGATGCACCACACGATCGCGGACGGCATCGGCACCGTCCTGCAGGCGCTGCGGCTGCTGCGCCCGCTGATCCGGCTGCCTGCGCCGCCGAGCCGCCCCACCGCGCTGCAGACAGGCCTCGCCACCGCTGTCGGCTTCGCCCAGCTGGCTACCGACGGCGGTCGCCCGCGGCCCCTCGGCACTTCCAGCGACCGGCGCTCCTTCACCACCACCGGGCTGCCCATGACCGAGGTCAAGCAGGCCGCCTCCGGTCGCCGGGTGACCGACCTGCTGCTCGCGCTCACCGCCGGCGCCATCGCCGACGCGCAGCCGGAGCTGGTCGAACGCTCCGGTGGCACGTTGCGCATCGCCGTGCCCCTGATGGTGCGGGCCCCCGACGCCGCGGCCGAGGGCAATGCCACGGCCGCCGTCATGGTCGACGTACCGCTGCGGGGGGCGCCGACCGAGGAGTTGTACGACGAGATCAGCCGACGAACGGCTCGGCTGCGCACCCCTACCCGTGCGCTCGCCAGCCGTTGGGTGATGGCGCACCTGCTGCGGATCTTCCCCGAGCCGGCGGTGGGCTGGTTCGCCCGGACGGTCTACGGCCACCGGTTCTTCCACGGGATCGTCTCGAACATGCCCGGTCCGACCGAGCAGCTCAGCATGGCGGGCATCCCGCTGGTCGAGGTCTACCCCGTGCTGCCGCTGGCACCGGGCTCGCCGTTCGTGCTGGGTGCGCTGAGCTGGCACGGCGTGCTGAGCATCGGCCTGGCCACCGACCCGGCGCTGATCGACGCCGATCGGGTGGCGGCGGCGATGGTGCAGCGGCTGGAGGCGCTGGGGGAGAGCGCCGCCGAGCGCCTCAGCCCCAACCCAGCGCCAGCAACAACCGCGACCGCTCGCGTGGAGAGTCCAGCTGCTCGCCGAACAGATCCCGGAGCCGCCCCAGCCGGTAGCTGACCGTCTGCGGGTGCACGTGCAGCTCCGCGGCGACGGCGAGCCGGTCGCCGTGGTGCCGCAGCCAGGAGACCAGCGTCTCGGTCAGGCGCTCGCTCGCGCCGGCGGGCAGGCCGTCGAGCGGGGCCAGCACCTGGGCCCGCAGGAAGCTCAGCAGCCGGTCGTCACGGTGCACGATGATCGTGTCGAGGTGGTCGTCGACGAAGACCGGCGTGCCGTGGAGCACGCCCTCGGCGCGCATCCTCAGGGCCAGCTGGGTCAGCTCCAGGCTGCGTGCCAGCGTGTCGATCGGCACGCTGATCCCGACGACGCAGCACACCCCGGCGAGCGCCGTACGCAGCGCGTCGCGCCGTCGTCCCCGAGGATCGGCGACGATGGCGCCGACCAGGGTGCCCTGGCGGACCGGCAGCGCGGAGCTGTCGAGCCGGGAGATGAGGTCGCGGGCGGAGGGCTCCTCGCCGCCGATGAGCACGACGGCGGCCTGCTCGGGCAGTCGCCAGCGGGCCCGGTCGGCGGCGGCGCGGACGGCGGAGACCGACGCGCGCTCCGAGAGCAGCAGGTCGGCGAGGTCCTCACGGTGGTGCTCCCGGGTGCGCGAGTCGGCGCCCTGCGCCTGGAGGTACCCGGTGGTCGAGGCCTGGGAGAGGTGGTTGACGAAGTCGAAGAGCCGCTCGGCCAGCACCGCTATCACCTCCGAGGGCAGGTCGACGGTCCGGACGACCTCCGAGACGTGCCGCCAGGCCACCCGGGCACCGAGCTGGTAGGCGGTCAGCAACCGGGGCAGGTCCTGGCCCGCCTGCCATTGCAGGTGGCCGATCTGCTCGAAGAGCAGCTGCACCCCTTCCTGGTGCTCGACCGGCTGGGTGCTGGGCGTGGTGGCGGCCGCCAGCAGGCCGTGCAGGAACCCGCCCGCGCCCTCCTCGATGCTGCTCAGCTCGCTCTCGAGGAACGTGGCGTAGTCCGGCCAGTCCTCGGCCAATCGGTCGCGCACCTCCAGGAGGAGGTCGGGGAGGCGGTCGTTCAGGCGGCGCTCGAGCTCGGCCAGCAGGTGACTGTCGAGGGCGCTTTCGTGGGCGGTGTCGGCGAGGTTTGTCATATGGTGCCAAGTTTCGCCTCGAAATTGGCGAACGTAAAGGGCAGAGTTCGGCGCGTCCGAAGGTGTTACATAGTCCCTATGAGTGCCGTGCAGACCGCGGGCTCCCTGCACGAGCGGGAGGCCGGGGAGAATTTCCCTGTCGCGCTGCGCCTCCTCCCGGCCCGGCACCGCGAGCACCTCCACGCCGTCTACGGGTTCGCCCGCGAGGTCGATGAGCTCGGAGACACCTATGCCGGCGATCGCACCGCCGCCCTGGTGCGACTGCGCGAGGAGACCAGCAGCATCTGGCGCGGTGCCACCCCGATCAGCCCGACGCTGCGCCGGCTCGCCGGCACCGTGCACGAGTGCGGCCTGTCCGAGCAGCCCTTCCTCGATCTGATCGAGGCCAACCTCCGCGACCAGCAGGTGCACCGCTACGCCACCTTCGAGGACCTGGTCGGCTACTGCCGCCTCTCGGCCGACCCGGTCGGCCGGATGGTGCTCGAGCTGTTCGGATGCTCCACGCCCGAGCGCGTCGCCCTGTCGGACCGGGTCTGCACCGGCCTGCAGCTGGTCGAGCACCTGCAGGATGTCGGCGAGGACCGGCGCGCCGGCCGCATCTACCTGCCGCAGCGCTCCCTGGAGCAGTACGGCGTCATCGAGGCCGACCTCGACCGCGCGCGTGCGACCGCTGCCCTGCGGCGGTGCGTCCTCGCCGAGACCGACCGGGCGCAGGAGTGGCTCCGTGAGGGCTCGCAGCTGGTCGGCCAGCTCAGCGGTTGGGCGCGGGTCGCGGTGGCCGGGTTCGTCGCCGGGGGCCTGGCCACCGTCGCCGCGCTACGTGCCGCCGACGGCGACGTCCTCGCCCGGGATGCCCGCCCGGGCAAGGCCCGCACCGCCGCCCTGGCGGTCGCGGTGCTGGTGAGAGGGCGCGCATGAGCCAGGGAGCTCGGAGCACCGTCGAGGAGGCCTACCTCGAGTGTGAGCGGATCACCCGGACCGAGGCAGGCAACTTCTACTACGGCATCCGGTTGCTGCCGGCGCCCAAGCGCACCGCGCTCTGCGCCGTCTACGCGCTGGCCCGACGGGTCGACGACATCGGCGACGGCGAGCTGCCCCGCGAGACCAAGCTCAAGGCCCTCACCGAGCTGCGGGCCGACCTCGAGCACCTCGACGAGGCCACCGACCCGGTCCTGGTGGCGTTGGCCGACGCGGCCCGGCGCTACCCGGTGCCGCTCGGTGCCTTCGGCGAGTTGATCGACGGCGTCGAGACCGACCTGGCCGAGTTCGTCACCATCGCCGACTGGGACGAGCTGGTCGTCTACTGCCGCCGGGTGGCCGGCGCGATCGGGCGGTTGTGCCTCTCGATCTTCGGCACCGAGGCGGGAGCCGGCGGCTCCGAGCCGCGAGCCGAGCTCTTCGCCGACCAGCTCGGCATCGCGCTCCAGCAGACCAACATCCTGCGCGACGTGCGCGAGGACCTGGGCAACCGGCGGATCTACCTGCCGCAGAGCGAGCTGGCGCAGTGGGGCATCGAGCTGCGCACCGATGCGGCCGGCGACCTGGACGACCCCGAGGGCCGGCTGGCTGCCTACCTCCGCTTCGCCGCGGCGCGGGCGGAGGACTGGTACGGGCTCGGGCTGCGGCTGGTGCCGCACCTGGACCGCCGCAGCGCCGCCTGCTGCACCGCGATGGCCGGGATCTACCGCCACCTCAACCAGCGGATCGCGGCCGACCCGGTGCAGGTCTACGACAAGCGGCTGCGGCTCTCCGGAGCCCAGAAGGCCCGGGTCGCCGTCACCTGCCTGCTCAGGGGGCGCTCGTGAGGGCCACCGTCATCGGCGGTGGCCTCGCCGGCATCACGGCGGCGCTGCGGCTGGCCGACGCCGGTGCCGCTGTCACCCTGCTGGAGGCACGCCCGCGCCTGGGCGGCCTGACCCACAGCTTCCGGCGCAGCGTGGCCGACCAGGACCTGTGGATCGACAACGGCCAGCACGTGTTCCTGCGCTGCTGCACCGCCTACACGGATCTGCTCGACCGGCTCGGCGTCCGCGACCAGGTCGAGCTCCAGCCCCGGCTCGACGTCACCGTGCGCAGCGAGGCATCCACCCGGGTCGGTCGACTGCGCCGCGCCACGCTGCCGCCGCCGTTGCACCTCGCTGTCGCGCTGGCCGGCTATCCCTGGCTCGGCCTCGCCGCGAAGGCACGGCTGGTGCCGGCCGTCGTCGCGCTCGGCCGCTTGGACCGGACGGCGCCGACGACCGACGAGCGCAGCTTCGGCGCCTGGCTCGCCGACCACGGTCAGGGTGCGCGCGCGATCGAGGCACTGTGGGACCTCATCGGCGTCGCCACCCTCAACGCGACAGCCGACCGGGCCTCGCTCGCCCTGGCCGCCACCGTCTTCCAGCTCGGGCTGCTCGACAGTCCCGACGCAGCCGACATCGGCTGGGCGCGCGTTCCCCTGCAGCAGCTGCACGGCGACGCCGCCACTCGGGCGCTGGCGGCGGCCGGCGTCGAGGTCCGCACCGGCTCCCGGATGAGCAGCCTGCAGGGGATCGACACCGACGCCCTCGTCCTCGCCGTACCCCCGGACCAGGCGCGCCGCCTGCTCCCCACCGACGCTCTCGACCTGCCTGACGGCTGGGTGGAGGGGCTGGGGAGCGCGCCCATCCTCAACCTGCACCTGGTCTACGACCGCGCGGTGCTCGAGGAGCCGTTCACCGCGGCGGTGGACAGCCCGCTGCAGTGGGTCTTCGACCGCACCGGCCACAGCGGGCTCTCGCAGGGGCAGTACGTCGCTGTCTCGCTCTCGGCCGCCCAGGCGTACGCCGAGCTGCCCGTCGCGGAGCTGCGCACGCGCTTCCTGCCGCACGTGGAGGCGCTGCTGCCGCGAGCGCGCGGGGCCCAGCTGCTCGATTTCTTCGTCACCCGCGAACCCCACGCGACCTTCGACCCGACGCCCGGTACGGCCCGTTTCCGGCCGCCGGCACGGACCCGGCGACGGGGGCTGTACGTCGCCGGAGCGTGGACCGCCACCGGGTGGCCCGCCACGATGGAGGGCGCGGTGCGCAGCGGCAACGACGCCGCAGCGGCCGTGCTCGAGGACCAGCCGAGCCGCCTGGAGGTGGTCGCATGACCCAGAGGACCGACCCCATGACCAGTCCCAGGACCAACGCCCTGGACTGGCTGACCCATGCCCGCTCGCTGTTCGAGCCGGCGATGCGTGCTGCCGTCGGGCGGCTCGACCCCTTCCTGGGCCGGGTGTCGTCGTACCACCTGGGCTGGTGCGAGCCCGATGGCACGCCGGTCACCAGCCCCGCCGGGAAGGCGCTGCGTCCCGGCCTTACGCTGCTGGTCGCCGAGGCGCTCGGCGACCACCGCCCGGCCGTCCCCGGCGCGGTGGCGGTCGAGCTGGTGCACAACTTCTCGCTCGTGCACGACGACATCATCGACCGCGACCGGGAGCGTCGGCACCGCCCGACGGTGTGGTCGGTCTGGGACGACACCACGGCGATCCTGGCCGGTGACGCCATGCTCTCCCTGGCGCACGAGGTCCTCGCCGACGAGGGCGGCCCGTACGCCGATCCGGCCTCGCTCGCCCTCGCCCGAGCGACCCGCGAGGTCATCCGCGGGCAGGCGCGCGACGTGGAGTTCGAGCGCCGCGACGACGTCACGCTGGCCGAGTGCCTGGCGATGGAGGCCGACAAGACAGGTGCCCTGCTCGCGGTGAGCGCCTCGCTCGGGGCGATCCTCGCCGGCGCGCCGCGGCACGTGGTCGACGGCTGCCACACCTTCGGCGCCGAGCTCGGCCTGGCCTTCCAGATCGTCGACGACCTGCTCGGGATCTGGGGCAGCCCGCAGGTCACCGGCAAGCCCGTCTTCGCCGATCTGGCTGCCGGCAAGAAGACCCTCCTGGTGGTCTGGTCGATCGAGAACGGCGGTGATGCGGGCGCCGACCTCGCGGCCTGGTTCGCCACCCACGGGTCGCGGACGGTCGTCGAGCCGCAGGAGCTCGAGCGCGCCGCCGACCTGATCGAGAAGGCCGGCGGCCGGGAGTGGGCGACGGCGGCC from Nocardioides sp. BP30 encodes:
- a CDS encoding polyprenyl synthetase family protein: MTSPRTNALDWLTHARSLFEPAMRAAVGRLDPFLGRVSSYHLGWCEPDGTPVTSPAGKALRPGLTLLVAEALGDHRPAVPGAVAVELVHNFSLVHDDIIDRDRERRHRPTVWSVWDDTTAILAGDAMLSLAHEVLADEGGPYADPASLALARATREVIRGQARDVEFERRDDVTLAECLAMEADKTGALLAVSASLGAILAGAPRHVVDGCHTFGAELGLAFQIVDDLLGIWGSPQVTGKPVFADLAAGKKTLLVVWSIENGGDAGADLAAWFATHGSRTVVEPQELERAADLIEKAGGREWATAAADSHVATALAALDGLGLDEAAHHTLIDLAHFVTERKL